One segment of Solanum lycopersicum chromosome 1, SLM_r2.1 DNA contains the following:
- the LOC138343230 gene encoding uncharacterized protein — MSPFEALYGRQCRSPIGWFDSVEMDFLDTDFLRDAMEQVWCDEDWKEGKLRSRCIGPFEILSRVGEVAYKLAFPPSLLGVHPVFHVSMLWKYIPDESHVLSLDSVELDLDLTYEEEHIAILDRHARKLRTKELVLVKVQWKHRSVREATWETESDMHSRYPQLFEALGTFFYFMFEDEHDF; from the exons atgtCCCCATTTGAGGCGTTGTATGGAAGACAGTGTAGGTctccgattggttggtttgattcggtgGAGATGGACTTTTTGGATACAGACTTtcttagagatgctatggagcaagtct ggtgtgatgaggatTGGAAAGAAGGCAAGCTTAGATCTAGGTgcattggaccttttgagattttgagccgagtgggagaggtggcctataagttggcctttCCACCTAGTTTGTTGGgagttcatcctgttttccatgtctctatgctttggaagtatattccggatgaatctcatgtgctttCACTTGACTCTGTAGAGTTGGATCTAGACTTGACATATGAGGAGGAGCATATAGCTATATTGGATAGGCATGCccgaaagcttaggaccaaggagCTTGTTTTagtgaaggtgcaatggaagcaccgtTCAGTAAGggaagcaacttgggagacagAGTCTGACATGCATtccagatatcctcaactttttgaagctttaggtactttcttttactttatgttcgaggacgaacatgatttttag